A stretch of Bombina bombina isolate aBomBom1 chromosome 2, aBomBom1.pri, whole genome shotgun sequence DNA encodes these proteins:
- the TINF2 gene encoding TERF1-interacting nuclear factor 2 produces the protein METDILQRWHKEKPYHGLSELSVTAAAVWHVLRCRMTAHFPRVLNFIDIIYKAAPDLLHYRHYAKLSLGLRAKIILDLIGQEGPNNETWRVFQLHFPKCPSDVTSHMTLRDLQKVQSADFSFRTMVKRLFEDDEFRKSYMKEQVALDYGEAFVAVLEKLMRELLVRLSTALSENKRQELQLALESSTLLSGSEFTISAASVAVSSSKT, from the exons GGTGGCATAAGGAGAAGCCTTACCATGGCCTATCAGAGCTTTCTGTTACAGCAGCTGCAGTGTGGCATGTGCTGAGGTGTCGCATGACTGCTCACTTCCCAAGAGTGCTGAACTTCATAGACATCATTTACAAAGCAGCACCTGATCTGCTGCATTATCGTCACTATGCCAAACTCAGCTTGGGGCTGCGTGCCAAG ATTATACTAGATTTGATTGGCCAAGAGGGACCAAACAATGAGACGTGGCGAGTTTTTCAACTGCATTTCCCTAAGTGTCCATCAGATGTTACATCTCATATG acgctTCGAGATCTTCAGAAGGTGCAATCTGCTGATTTCAGCTTTCGCACAATGGTGAAACGGCTTTTTGAAGATGATGAATTTCGGAAAAGCTATATGAAG GAGCAAGTGGCTTTAGATTATGGAGAGGCATTTGTTGCTGTACTGGAAAAGCTGATGAGAGAACTCTTGGTCAGACTGAGTACTGCCTTATCTGAAAACAAAAGGCAAGAG CTTCAGTTGGCACTTGAAAGCTCTACTTTGTTGTCCGGTTCAGAATTTACAATTTCTGCAG